The following coding sequences lie in one Arachis stenosperma cultivar V10309 chromosome 5, arast.V10309.gnm1.PFL2, whole genome shotgun sequence genomic window:
- the LOC130980818 gene encoding zinc finger BED domain-containing protein RICESLEEPER 2-like, whose translation MTENSNIEAAGMSTSTQPSSPPSGVRKNRSAVWDHFDVENATEKKAKCKYCGSLIKYGNGTSSMEEARRALVEMFIGEELPFRFVESPKFRKFVHALQARFKVPSRTTLACDIGALYAEEKMKLQDFLSANCGRVFFSVTVDNASSNDVAIKYLKQRLNSWNSIILNGEFIHMRCCAHIINLIVKEGLKEIDESVLRIRSAVKYVRSSPFRASRFQKCVEQEKIQYKGLPCMDVETRWNSTYQMLEVALKHRKAFELLALKDNTYIGEMNGGKGRGVPPDSDWEYTESIVPFLRVFSDATIHVSGTLCVTSDMYMKEVFAIGGFIHHSCDSIDFSTMSMVERMRVKYEKYWGNPDSVNMLLLIAIILNLMQKIKVQRTGPVIESFYSLVHWFIGLTGPTVVQPEKQF comes from the exons ATGACTGAAAACAGTAATATTGAAGCAGCAGGGATGTCCACTAGCACTCAACCATCTTCTCCACCGTCAGGTGTTCGTAAGAATCGGTCAGCTGTCTGGGATCATTTTGATGTAGAGAATGCTACCGAGAAGAAGGCTAAATGCAAATATTGTGGTAGCTTAATAAAATATGGGAATGGAACCAGCTCAATGG AGGAGGCTCGAAGGGCACTTGTGGAAATGTTTATTGGGGAAGAGCTACCATTTCGCTTTGTTGAAAGCCCGAAATTCCGAAAATTTGTGCATGCCCTACAAGCAAGATTCAAAGTTCCTTCACGGACTACATTAGCATGTGACATTGGAGCTCTTTATGCTGAAGAGAAGATGAAGTTGCAAGATTTTCTTTCGGCAAATTGTGGTAGA GTCTTCTTTAGTGTGACAGTTGATAATGCCTCGTCTAATGATGTTGCAATTAAATATCTGAAGCAACGATTGAATTCTTGGAATAGCATTATTTTGAATGGTGAATTTATTCATATGAGGTGTTGTGCACATATTATAAACTTAATTGTAAAAGAGGGGTTGAAAGAGATTGATGAATCAGTCTTGAGGATTCGTAGTGCAGTAAAGTATGTTAGATCTTCTCCATTTAGAGCTAGTAGGTTTCAAAAGTGTGTTGAACAAgaaaaaattcaatataaaggCTTGCCTTGCATGGATGTTGAGACTAGGTGGAACTCTACCTATCAAATGTTAGAGGTAGCTTTGAAGCATCGCAAAGCATTTGAGTTGCTTGCTTTGAAAGATAATACCTATATAGGAGAGATGAATGGAGGAAAAGGGAGAGGTGTTCCTCCTGATTCAGACTGGGAGTATACTGAGTCCATTGTACCATTTTTGCGAGTGTTCAGTGATGCTACTATACATGTTTCTGGTACCTTATGTGTTACCAGTGATATGTATATGAAGGAAGTATTTGCAATTGGAGGATTTATTCATCATTCTTGTGATTCTATTGATTTTAGTACTATGTCAATGGTAGAAAGGATGAGGGTTAAGTATGAAAAGTATTGGGGCAATCCTGATTCGGTGAATATGTTGTTATTGATTGCTATCATACTTAATCTAATGCAAAAGATCAAGGTTCagagaaccggaccggtcatcGAATCGTTTTATTcactggttcactggttcaTTGGTCTAACCGGTCCAACCGTAGTCCAACCGGAAAAacagttttaa